In the genome of Deinococcus deserti VCD115, one region contains:
- a CDS encoding PRC-barrel domain-containing protein, with the protein MIKGKEILGKNIVAISTGQRVESVRDVIFDHQANQVLGLLVDEGGWFRAARVLPFERIRSFGEDALMIQDAGDLTTTREDGRLADVLESNTNLIGMTLLTTDGQDLGRIADVLFDERTGRVEGYEATGGLFSDLSNGRTFVPAPEGVQIGIDTAIVPVEVANAMREQEGGQSAYPPLYGVAETRHPGASGSREGAVPADVAPRVNGSPDGRVVQVYSPSRSPASPPADLDARQSLSEASADSRQASNLTVQGQSEAAAQGRRVKRDVRTPGGHLLAVQGQIVTPTVLSRARDMGVTPELVAATQDDHSQTAGAAGEGAGHLLDRARQWFNDRREETEAAIQERQVAEQEQRIREALGRPVNRVILAPDDSVILNIGEIITHRAVQSARDAGVLDILLGSVSKENVSIDPLSTRPSEPGQAALESRNLLEPRQD; encoded by the coding sequence ATGATCAAAGGCAAGGAAATCCTCGGCAAGAACATTGTGGCCATCAGTACCGGTCAGCGGGTGGAGTCGGTCCGCGACGTGATCTTTGATCACCAGGCCAATCAGGTGCTGGGCTTGCTGGTGGATGAGGGCGGCTGGTTCCGCGCGGCCCGGGTCCTGCCGTTTGAGCGCATCCGCTCGTTTGGCGAAGACGCGCTCATGATCCAGGATGCAGGCGACCTGACGACCACCCGCGAGGACGGTCGGCTGGCCGATGTTCTGGAAAGCAACACCAACCTGATTGGCATGACCCTGCTGACCACCGACGGCCAGGACCTGGGCAGGATTGCCGATGTGCTGTTCGATGAGCGCACAGGCCGCGTAGAGGGTTATGAGGCGACCGGCGGACTGTTTTCTGACCTGAGCAACGGCCGTACGTTCGTGCCGGCTCCCGAGGGTGTGCAGATTGGCATCGACACCGCGATAGTTCCAGTAGAGGTCGCCAACGCCATGCGGGAGCAGGAAGGCGGACAGAGCGCCTACCCGCCCCTGTATGGCGTTGCGGAGACGCGCCATCCAGGGGCTTCGGGCAGCCGGGAAGGCGCCGTTCCAGCTGACGTGGCGCCGCGTGTCAATGGCAGTCCAGACGGACGCGTGGTGCAGGTGTATTCCCCGTCCCGCAGCCCGGCTTCTCCTCCAGCGGACCTGGATGCCCGGCAGTCCCTCAGTGAGGCGTCAGCAGACAGCAGGCAAGCATCCAATCTCACGGTCCAGGGGCAGTCTGAAGCTGCCGCGCAGGGCCGGCGCGTGAAGCGTGATGTCCGGACTCCCGGTGGACACCTGCTGGCTGTGCAGGGTCAGATCGTCACTCCAACCGTGCTCTCACGTGCCCGTGACATGGGCGTCACGCCAGAACTCGTGGCTGCCACACAGGACGACCACAGCCAGACGGCGGGGGCAGCCGGCGAGGGAGCCGGGCACCTGCTCGACCGCGCCAGACAGTGGTTCAACGACCGCCGTGAAGAGACCGAAGCGGCCATTCAGGAGCGTCAGGTCGCTGAACAGGAACAGCGCATCCGCGAAGCTCTGGGACGTCCGGTCAACCGGGTCATTCTTGCCCCCGATGACAGCGTGATTCTGAACATTGGCGAAATCATCACCCACCGGGCGGTGCAGTCGGCGCGCGACGCCGGGGTGCTGGATATTCTGCTGGGCAGTGTAAGCAAGGAGAATGTTTCCATTGACCCACTGTCAACACGGCCCAGTGAGCCCGGGCAGGCGGCACTGGAAAGCCGGAACCTGCTGGAGCCCAGGCAGGACTGA
- the cysK gene encoding cysteine synthase A, which translates to MIDTLIGHTPLVQLRHLVTAEMADVFIKLEGQNPGGSIKDRTALGLVQDAERSGRLKPGGTIVEPTSGNTGIGLAQVAAARGYRLILCMPAQMSEERKRTLTAYGAQLVLTDPERRMLAAIEEAEKIASETGAVMMGQFTNPANPATHEATTGPELWDQMEGRIDAFVYGSGTGGTISGVGRYLKRQNPSVQVIACEPARSNVLSGGERGDHGFQGMGPGFIPDNLDRSVLDDVIQVWEEDAYPLARQLAREEGIFVGMSSGAMAWAALEVARRLGPGKRVATIACDTGARYLTTALFTDDSGTPPGYKPYSREKLTPVDS; encoded by the coding sequence ATGATCGACACCCTGATCGGCCATACGCCTCTGGTGCAGTTGCGGCACCTGGTCACAGCGGAAATGGCCGATGTGTTTATAAAGCTCGAAGGTCAGAATCCCGGTGGAAGTATCAAGGACCGCACCGCACTGGGACTGGTGCAGGATGCCGAACGCAGTGGCCGGCTGAAACCCGGCGGCACCATTGTGGAACCCACCAGTGGCAACACCGGCATCGGGCTGGCGCAGGTCGCGGCGGCCAGAGGCTACCGCCTGATCCTGTGTATGCCTGCCCAGATGAGCGAGGAACGCAAGCGAACCCTGACCGCCTACGGCGCGCAACTGGTTCTCACAGACCCGGAGCGCCGTATGCTGGCTGCTATTGAAGAGGCGGAGAAGATCGCCTCGGAGACAGGTGCGGTCATGATGGGGCAGTTCACCAATCCTGCCAACCCGGCCACCCATGAGGCCACCACTGGCCCCGAACTGTGGGACCAGATGGAAGGGCGCATTGACGCCTTCGTGTATGGCTCCGGTACGGGCGGCACCATCAGCGGGGTAGGCCGTTACCTGAAACGCCAGAATCCCAGCGTGCAGGTCATTGCCTGTGAACCGGCCCGCAGCAACGTCCTCAGCGGCGGCGAGCGGGGGGACCACGGCTTCCAGGGCATGGGACCGGGCTTTATCCCCGACAATCTGGACCGTTCGGTGCTGGATGACGTGATTCAGGTCTGGGAAGAAGACGCCTATCCGCTGGCCAGGCAGCTGGCACGCGAGGAAGGCATTTTCGTCGGTATGAGCAGTGGCGCCATGGCCTGGGCTGCGCTGGAAGTGGCACGGCGCCTGGGACCTGGGAAGCGCGTGGCGACGATTGCCTGCGATACAGGGGCGCGCTACCTGACCACCGCCCTGTTCACCGATGACTCGGGTACCCCTCCCGGCTACAAGCCATACTCGCGCGAGAAACTGACACCTGTTGATTCATGA